From Streptomyces sp. CMB-StM0423, a single genomic window includes:
- a CDS encoding ABC transporter family substrate-binding protein, protein MSLHSRRRYTAVLLAAGVTLPLAGCDTSPNGAAGAAHDITAVSREQLRPGGTVRWAVDEAPETFNVFQADASEATDRVAGAVLPRLFTLDAHGKPTADPDYLESAEVEDRSPKQRVVYRLNPKAVWSDGRPIGAEDFEAQWLALNGEDTAYWTARNAGYDRIESVEAGDEPGEVRVVFDEPYADWEALFSPLYPMSVTKTPEAFNDGSRTGLAEVAGPFTIKDVEDKKKDGKKGEKYKDGKRADKEEKEEKGGKKKDGRKKGKRDESEPTSVTLVRNPRWWGDRALLDRLVFQELPRGAGREKELDAGRLNVAEVERDEALEAARAERAAKATVEVSKTDRAQDGKPLDLVTLPKAAPRPYTVHRALEPAYTQLALNGSSGPLADERVRRAVARAVDRGTLARSVLGPHGLPSKPLGSHLLMPGQPGYSDQSAALGPQDVIAAQKLLAEAGWKGGPRSEEAEAKGTGARDRADGARSGDDKPAGAVLPTYDVPLSVTRPAETQYVALGRQAELWAAAAKHGKSSQAYKEAVKAARLARTALAERETSVAQPPRQRPFVKNGKPLTLRFVVPEGPGTEQLRSVASRVVRMMDNIGVRTEVVEAGEQGYFKDYIAAGEYDIALYSWPGTPYPATDARPIYAKPVPSPDGSLVVEQNYTRVGTDEIDQLFDQAGSELDDEVAQELLTRADARIWAAAGSIPLYQRPQLVATTRNLANAGAFGFTTPRYQDIGYRN, encoded by the coding sequence ATGTCCCTTCACAGCCGCAGGCGCTACACCGCCGTGCTGCTCGCCGCGGGCGTCACCCTGCCCCTGGCGGGCTGCGACACCTCCCCGAACGGCGCCGCCGGCGCCGCGCACGACATCACCGCCGTCTCGCGCGAGCAGCTCCGGCCCGGCGGCACGGTCCGCTGGGCCGTGGACGAGGCACCGGAGACGTTCAACGTCTTCCAGGCGGACGCGAGCGAGGCGACCGACCGCGTGGCGGGCGCGGTGCTGCCGCGGCTGTTCACCCTCGACGCGCACGGCAAGCCGACCGCCGACCCGGACTATCTGGAGAGCGCGGAGGTCGAGGACCGCAGCCCGAAGCAGCGGGTGGTCTACCGGCTGAACCCGAAGGCGGTGTGGAGCGACGGACGGCCGATCGGGGCGGAGGACTTCGAGGCGCAGTGGCTGGCGCTGAACGGCGAGGACACCGCGTACTGGACGGCGCGCAACGCCGGTTACGACCGGATCGAGTCGGTCGAGGCGGGCGACGAGCCGGGCGAGGTACGGGTCGTCTTCGACGAGCCGTACGCGGACTGGGAGGCGCTGTTCTCGCCGCTGTACCCGATGAGCGTGACGAAGACGCCCGAGGCGTTCAACGACGGGTCGAGGACGGGGCTGGCGGAGGTCGCGGGCCCGTTCACGATCAAGGACGTCGAGGACAAGAAGAAGGACGGGAAGAAGGGCGAGAAGTACAAGGACGGGAAGAGGGCGGACAAGGAAGAGAAGGAAGAGAAGGGCGGGAAGAAGAAGGACGGCAGGAAGAAGGGGAAGCGGGACGAGAGCGAGCCGACGTCGGTGACCCTCGTGCGCAACCCCCGCTGGTGGGGCGACCGGGCGCTGCTCGACCGGCTGGTCTTCCAGGAACTGCCGCGCGGCGCCGGGCGGGAGAAGGAGCTTGACGCCGGCCGGCTGAACGTCGCCGAGGTCGAACGGGACGAGGCCCTGGAGGCCGCCCGCGCCGAGAGGGCCGCCAAGGCCACGGTGGAGGTCTCCAAGACCGACCGGGCCCAGGACGGCAAGCCGCTGGACCTGGTGACGCTGCCGAAGGCCGCCCCCCGCCCGTACACCGTGCACCGGGCGCTGGAGCCCGCGTACACGCAGCTCGCGCTCAACGGCAGCTCGGGCCCGCTCGCCGACGAGCGGGTACGCCGCGCCGTCGCCCGCGCCGTGGACCGCGGCACCCTGGCGCGCAGCGTCCTCGGCCCGCACGGCCTGCCGTCGAAGCCGCTGGGCAGCCACCTGCTGATGCCGGGCCAGCCCGGCTACAGCGACCAGAGCGCCGCGCTCGGCCCGCAGGACGTGATCGCGGCACAGAAGCTGCTGGCGGAGGCGGGCTGGAAGGGCGGCCCGCGGTCGGAGGAGGCGGAGGCGAAGGGCACCGGCGCCCGCGACCGCGCGGACGGCGCGCGGTCCGGCGACGACAAGCCGGCAGGCGCGGTGCTGCCGACGTACGACGTGCCGCTGTCGGTGACGCGGCCGGCGGAGACGCAGTACGTGGCGCTGGGCCGGCAGGCGGAGCTGTGGGCGGCGGCGGCGAAGCACGGCAAGTCCTCTCAGGCGTACAAGGAGGCCGTGAAGGCGGCCCGGCTGGCGCGCACGGCGCTGGCCGAGCGGGAGACGAGCGTGGCGCAGCCGCCGCGGCAGCGGCCGTTCGTCAAGAACGGCAAGCCGCTGACGCTCCGCTTCGTGGTGCCGGAGGGGCCCGGGACGGAGCAGTTGCGGTCGGTGGCGTCGCGGGTGGTGCGGATGATGGACAACATCGGCGTACGGACCGAGGTGGTGGAGGCCGGGGAGCAGGGCTACTTCAAGGACTACATCGCGGCCGGCGAGTACGACATCGCGCTCTACTCCTGGCCGGGCACCCCCTACCCGGCCACGGACGCCCGCCCGATCTACGCCAAGCCCGTACCGTCCCCCGACGGCTCCCTGGTCGTCGAGCAGAACTACACCCGCGTCGGCACGGACGAGATCGACCAGCTCTTCGACCAGGCGGGCTCGGAACTGGACGACGAGGTCGCCCAGGAACTCCTCACCCGCGCCGACGCCCGCATCTGGGCGGCCGCCGGCTCGATCCCCCTCTACCAGCGCCCCCAACTGGTGGCCACCACCCGCAACCTCGCCAACGCCGGCGCCTTCGGCTTCACCACCCCCCGCTACCAGGACATCGGCTACCGCAACTGA
- a CDS encoding fumarate reductase/succinate dehydrogenase flavoprotein subunit, translating into MTQVERQQWDVVVVGAGGAGLRAAIEAREQGLRTAVICKSLFGKAHTVMAEGGIAASMGNVNAGDNWQVHFRDTMRGGKFLNSWRMAELHAKEAPDRVWELETWGALFDRTKDGKISQRNFGGHEYPRLAHVGDRTGLELIRTLQQKVVSLQQEDFKTGGDYESRIKVFQEYTVTRILKAPDGRVSGVFCYERESGRFFVIEAPSVVLATGGIGKSFKVTSNSWEYTGDGHALALLAGASLINMEFVQFHPTGMVWPPSVKGILVTESVRGDGGVLRNSEGKRFMFDYIPDVFKEKYAQSEDEGDRWYEDPDNNRRPPELLPRDEVARAINSEVKAGRGSPHGGVFLDVSTRLPAEEIKRRLPSMHHQFKELADVDITAEPMEVGPTCHYVMGGVDVDPDTAAALGVPGLFAAGEVAGGMHGSNRLGGNSLSDLLVFGRRAGLYAAEYARDAAGSADGRAEVDEEQIAAASAEALRPFSAEAGAGGAGAAGAGADGDGGVKPPENPYTLHQELQQSMNDLVGIIRREAEMSEALNRLGDLRVRARGAGVEGHRQFNPGWHLALDMRNMLLVSECVARAARERTESRGGHTRDDHPAMDRDWRKQNLVCRLADPAGGALPAADVPDPERGQIRLEKREMPPIRPDLLDLFEKEELVKYLTDEELTE; encoded by the coding sequence ATGACGCAAGTCGAACGGCAGCAGTGGGACGTCGTCGTGGTCGGTGCCGGGGGCGCCGGGCTGCGGGCGGCGATCGAGGCTCGCGAGCAGGGCCTGCGCACGGCCGTGATCTGCAAGTCGCTCTTCGGCAAGGCCCACACCGTGATGGCCGAGGGCGGCATCGCCGCCAGCATGGGCAACGTCAACGCGGGCGACAACTGGCAAGTGCACTTCCGCGACACCATGCGCGGCGGCAAGTTCCTCAACAGTTGGCGGATGGCGGAGCTGCACGCCAAGGAGGCGCCGGACCGCGTCTGGGAGCTGGAGACCTGGGGTGCGCTCTTCGACCGCACCAAGGACGGCAAGATCTCCCAGCGCAACTTCGGCGGCCACGAGTACCCGCGCCTCGCCCACGTCGGCGACCGCACCGGGCTCGAACTGATCCGTACGCTGCAGCAGAAGGTCGTCTCCCTCCAGCAGGAGGACTTCAAGACCGGCGGGGACTACGAGTCCCGGATCAAGGTCTTCCAGGAGTACACGGTCACGCGCATCCTCAAGGCGCCCGACGGCCGGGTCTCCGGCGTGTTCTGCTACGAGCGCGAGTCGGGCCGGTTCTTCGTGATCGAGGCGCCGTCGGTGGTGCTCGCGACCGGCGGCATCGGCAAGTCGTTCAAGGTGACGTCCAACTCCTGGGAGTACACCGGGGACGGGCACGCGCTCGCGCTGCTCGCCGGGGCGTCGCTGATCAACATGGAGTTCGTCCAGTTCCACCCCACCGGGATGGTCTGGCCGCCCTCGGTCAAGGGCATCCTCGTCACGGAGTCGGTCCGCGGCGACGGCGGTGTCCTGCGCAACAGCGAGGGCAAGCGCTTCATGTTCGACTACATCCCGGACGTCTTCAAGGAGAAGTACGCCCAGAGCGAGGACGAGGGCGACCGCTGGTACGAGGACCCGGACAACAACCGGCGCCCGCCCGAGCTGCTGCCCCGCGACGAGGTGGCCCGCGCCATCAACTCCGAGGTCAAGGCCGGCCGCGGCTCCCCGCACGGCGGGGTGTTCCTGGACGTGTCGACCCGGCTGCCCGCCGAGGAGATCAAGCGCCGGCTGCCGTCGATGCACCACCAGTTCAAGGAGCTGGCGGACGTCGACATCACCGCCGAGCCGATGGAGGTCGGCCCCACCTGCCACTACGTGATGGGCGGCGTGGACGTCGACCCGGACACGGCGGCGGCGCTGGGCGTGCCGGGCCTCTTCGCGGCCGGCGAGGTCGCCGGCGGCATGCACGGCTCCAACCGCCTCGGCGGCAACTCGCTGTCTGACCTGCTGGTGTTCGGGCGGCGCGCGGGTCTTTACGCGGCCGAGTACGCGCGCGACGCGGCGGGCTCCGCCGACGGGCGCGCGGAGGTCGACGAGGAGCAGATCGCGGCGGCGTCCGCAGAGGCGCTGCGCCCGTTCAGCGCGGAGGCCGGCGCCGGCGGCGCCGGGGCCGCGGGTGCGGGTGCGGACGGGGACGGCGGCGTCAAGCCGCCGGAGAACCCGTACACGCTCCACCAGGAACTCCAGCAGTCGATGAACGACCTGGTCGGCATCATCCGCCGGGAGGCGGAGATGAGCGAGGCCCTGAACCGCCTCGGCGACCTGCGCGTACGGGCCAGGGGCGCCGGCGTCGAGGGCCATCGGCAGTTCAACCCCGGCTGGCACCTCGCGCTGGACATGCGGAACATGTTGCTGGTCAGCGAGTGCGTCGCGCGCGCGGCCCGGGAGCGTACCGAGTCCCGCGGCGGCCACACCCGCGACGACCACCCGGCGATGGACCGCGACTGGCGCAAGCAGAACCTGGTCTGCCGGCTCGCCGACCCGGCGGGCGGCGCGCTGCCCGCGGCGGACGTGCCGGACCCGGAGCGGGGCCAGATCCGGCTGGAGAAGCGCGAGATGCCGCCGATCCGGCCCGACCTGCTCGACCTCTTCGAGAAGGAAGAGCTGGTGAAGTACCTGACGGACGAGGAGCTGACCGAGTGA
- a CDS encoding succinate dehydrogenase/fumarate reductase iron-sulfur subunit, whose protein sequence is MTTAPTTGYIARFKVWRGDTGGGGLEDFEVEVNEGEVVLDIIHRLQATQAPDLAVRWNCKAGKCGSCSAEINGRPRLLCMTRMSVFDREETITVTPLRAFPVVRDLVTDVGFNYEKAREIPSFVPPEKLAPGEYRMQQEDVDRSQEFRKCIECFLCQDTCHVVRDHEENKAAFAGPRFLMRVAELDMHPLDAAKDEGLDRRTTAQDEHGLGYCNITKCCSDVCPEHIKITDNALIPLKERAADRKYDPLVWLGSKIFRRKD, encoded by the coding sequence GTGACCACGGCACCCACCACGGGCTACATCGCCCGCTTCAAGGTCTGGCGCGGCGACACCGGGGGCGGTGGCCTGGAGGACTTCGAGGTCGAGGTGAACGAGGGCGAGGTCGTCCTCGACATCATCCACCGGCTGCAGGCCACCCAGGCACCGGACCTGGCGGTGCGCTGGAACTGCAAGGCGGGCAAGTGCGGTTCGTGCAGCGCGGAGATCAACGGCCGCCCGCGGCTGCTGTGCATGACCCGGATGTCGGTGTTCGACCGCGAGGAGACCATCACGGTCACCCCGCTGCGCGCCTTCCCCGTGGTCCGCGACCTCGTCACGGACGTGGGCTTCAACTACGAGAAGGCCCGCGAGATCCCCTCGTTCGTCCCGCCCGAGAAGCTGGCGCCCGGTGAGTACCGGATGCAGCAGGAGGACGTGGACCGCTCGCAGGAGTTCCGCAAGTGCATCGAGTGCTTCCTGTGCCAGGACACCTGCCACGTGGTCCGCGACCACGAGGAGAACAAGGCGGCCTTCGCGGGCCCGCGCTTCCTCATGCGCGTCGCCGAGCTGGACATGCACCCGCTCGACGCGGCGAAGGACGAGGGTCTGGACCGTAGGACCACCGCGCAGGACGAGCACGGCCTGGGGTACTGCAACATCACCAAGTGCTGCTCGGACGTCTGCCCCGAGCACATCAAGATCACGGACAATGCGCTGATCCCGCTCAAGGAGCGGGCGGCGGACCGTAAGTACGACCCGCTGGTGTGGCTGGGGAGCAAGATCTTCCGCCGCAAGGACTAG
- the dacB gene encoding D-alanyl-D-alanine carboxypeptidase/D-alanyl-D-alanine endopeptidase, with product MSRSPRRPKSAARTWTWPAAAGMAALLALGLGGGAPAGADPDDDGLKQALDNVLADERLEGALASVVVADAASGETLYEQSAATRLTPASNTKLPTSAAAMELLGPDYTWSTDALTAGGDLYLRGTGDPTMLAADYDALAAKVAAAGVDEVGRLVADDTRFDAERVGNGWSADYESDYYAMQISALTVAPDTDYDSGTVVVEAYPGKKAGDRPVVKVTPANDYVKIDNRGATVAAGERDTLGISREHGTNTIVVSGNIPVKANATKEWISVWEPTGYAAAVFRDALERHGVEVGGRTLLGRATPAGARTVASHSSMPLKDLMVPFMKLSNNGHAEILTKTIGVETADAGTWSAGLRGVSSYLKSIGVDTSTLRQVDGSGLSRGNTIPGREFVKLLTAVQDEPWFDAWYESLPLACAEDRFVGGTLRTRMCDTPAEGNARAKTGSLTGASALSGYVTDADGRDLVFSVVLNNYLAGSVKDIEDKVVTTLAGYGEGTEAAAPRSQTTRGAERPADVECAWEKPKGC from the coding sequence ATGAGCAGATCCCCCAGACGCCCGAAGTCAGCGGCGCGTACGTGGACTTGGCCGGCCGCCGCCGGAATGGCGGCCCTCCTCGCCCTCGGCCTCGGCGGCGGCGCCCCGGCCGGGGCGGACCCCGACGACGACGGGCTCAAGCAGGCGCTGGACAACGTCCTCGCCGACGAGCGCCTGGAAGGCGCGCTGGCGTCCGTCGTGGTGGCCGACGCGGCGAGCGGCGAGACGCTGTACGAGCAGTCCGCCGCCACCCGGCTCACCCCCGCCTCCAACACCAAGCTGCCCACGTCGGCGGCGGCGATGGAGCTGCTGGGCCCCGACTACACCTGGTCCACCGACGCCCTCACGGCGGGCGGCGACCTGTACCTGCGCGGCACCGGCGACCCGACGATGCTGGCGGCCGACTACGACGCGCTGGCCGCGAAGGTCGCGGCTGCCGGGGTGGACGAGGTCGGCCGGCTCGTCGCGGACGACACCCGCTTCGACGCCGAACGGGTCGGCAACGGCTGGTCCGCCGACTACGAGTCGGACTACTACGCGATGCAGATCTCCGCGCTGACCGTGGCCCCCGACACGGACTACGACTCCGGCACGGTGGTGGTGGAGGCGTACCCGGGCAAGAAGGCGGGCGACCGGCCGGTGGTGAAGGTGACGCCGGCCAACGACTACGTGAAGATCGACAACCGGGGCGCCACGGTCGCGGCGGGCGAGCGCGACACGCTGGGCATCTCGCGGGAGCACGGCACGAACACCATCGTCGTCAGCGGGAACATCCCGGTGAAGGCGAACGCCACCAAGGAGTGGATCTCGGTCTGGGAGCCGACGGGCTACGCGGCGGCCGTCTTCCGGGACGCGCTGGAGCGGCACGGGGTCGAGGTCGGGGGCAGGACGCTGCTGGGGCGGGCGACGCCGGCGGGGGCCCGTACGGTCGCGAGCCACAGCTCGATGCCGCTGAAGGACCTGATGGTCCCGTTCATGAAGCTCTCCAACAACGGCCACGCGGAGATCCTGACGAAGACGATCGGCGTGGAGACGGCGGACGCCGGCACGTGGAGCGCGGGCCTGCGGGGCGTCTCGTCGTACCTGAAGTCGATCGGCGTCGACACGTCCACGCTGCGCCAGGTCGACGGCTCGGGTCTGTCGCGGGGCAACACGATCCCGGGCCGCGAGTTCGTCAAGCTGCTGACGGCGGTCCAGGACGAGCCGTGGTTCGACGCCTGGTACGAGTCGCTGCCGCTGGCCTGCGCGGAGGACCGCTTCGTGGGCGGCACCCTGCGCACGCGCATGTGCGACACCCCGGCGGAGGGCAACGCCCGCGCGAAGACGGGCTCGCTGACGGGGGCGTCGGCGCTGTCGGGATACGTGACGGATGCGGACGGCAGGGACCTGGTGTTCAGCGTGGTGCTGAACAACTACCTGGCGGGCTCGGTGAAGGACATAGAGGACAAGGTGGTGACGACCCTGGCGGGCTACGGCGAGGGCACGGAGGCGGCGGCGCCGCGGTCGCAGACGACGCGGGGTGCGGAGCGCCCGGCGGACGTCGAATGCGCGTGGGAGAAGCCGAAGGGGTGCTGA
- a CDS encoding TPM domain-containing protein, with the protein MRIRRLGARLFAAGVLALLPVAFPASALPLASAPLTDPVPLDPDGQITDRVHALRDRRPDVVRALDRLHREHRVRLFVAYVRDFSTLSPRAWADATADRNGLKQRDVLLAVATGDRQFAVSARKGSGISRSDVDAVDARAVEPALRQNDWAGAAIGAADGFAAVLDGRQAPPADVTPGPTDPGGRPRGESAQGDASPTDFVVPLVAALAVALAAALFISRRRSARRRGPPHWPHEDTSTPDLDARAKGLLVETDDAVRTSQEELGFATDQFGEEATRPFADAVGYARDELTAAFRLRQALDDARPEDDDARRDMLEEIVARCTDANARLDAESDAFDRLRAMVTRAPQILATAEAAARRLPDRIGAAESRLTVLADGYDPAASAAVAGNPAAARDRLQFAGEHLTHARTALGTDDPATAAVHVRAAESALDQAGTLVAAVERREHELREAAARLTDALRDIREDLAAAQEVERGTPADESGADAEGRITRAQTVLAEVGQEVAGGRYDPLAALRRVLAADAALAASLAAADGREETERRARRLLDQALIGARSSVAAARDFVTTHRGGIGPAARTRLGEGERHLRLAGEPADSDASGALRHAQRADELGREARRLAEQDVQGFDGSYGGGPFGGPAGSGYGGGGRGGMGTGMLAGIILGGMLGDGSGDGSGGRRGATGFGGGFGRGPGTFGGGGTRGRMGGGGRF; encoded by the coding sequence ATGCGGATTCGGCGGCTCGGTGCCCGGCTCTTCGCCGCCGGGGTCCTCGCGCTGCTGCCCGTCGCCTTCCCGGCCTCCGCCCTGCCTCTCGCGTCCGCCCCCCTCACCGACCCCGTCCCCCTCGACCCCGACGGGCAGATCACCGACCGCGTCCATGCCCTCCGCGACCGGCGCCCCGACGTCGTCCGGGCGCTCGATCGGCTCCACCGCGAGCACCGGGTTCGGCTCTTCGTCGCCTACGTACGCGACTTCTCCACCCTCTCCCCCCGGGCCTGGGCCGACGCCACCGCCGACAGGAACGGGCTCAAGCAGCGCGACGTCCTCCTCGCCGTCGCCACCGGCGACCGCCAGTTCGCCGTCTCCGCCCGCAAAGGCTCCGGCATCTCCCGGAGCGACGTCGACGCCGTCGACGCCCGCGCCGTCGAGCCCGCCCTGCGCCAGAACGACTGGGCCGGGGCAGCCATCGGCGCGGCGGACGGGTTCGCGGCCGTGCTCGACGGCCGGCAGGCGCCCCCCGCCGACGTCACCCCCGGGCCCACCGACCCGGGCGGCCGGCCCCGCGGCGAGTCCGCCCAGGGTGACGCCAGTCCCACCGACTTCGTGGTGCCCCTTGTCGCCGCGCTCGCCGTCGCGCTGGCCGCCGCCCTGTTCATCTCCCGGCGGCGGAGCGCCAGGCGCCGGGGCCCGCCCCACTGGCCGCACGAGGACACCAGCACCCCCGACCTCGACGCCCGCGCCAAGGGGCTCCTCGTGGAGACCGACGACGCCGTGCGCACCAGTCAGGAGGAACTCGGCTTCGCCACCGACCAGTTCGGCGAGGAGGCCACGCGGCCCTTCGCCGACGCCGTCGGGTACGCCCGGGACGAGCTGACCGCCGCCTTCCGCCTCCGGCAGGCGCTCGACGACGCGCGCCCCGAGGACGACGACGCCCGCCGCGACATGCTGGAGGAGATCGTCGCCCGCTGCACCGACGCCAACGCCCGGCTCGACGCCGAGTCGGACGCCTTCGACCGGCTGCGCGCGATGGTGACCCGGGCGCCGCAGATCCTCGCCACCGCCGAGGCCGCCGCGCGGCGCCTTCCGGACCGTATCGGCGCCGCCGAGAGCAGACTCACCGTGCTGGCCGACGGCTACGACCCCGCCGCCTCAGCCGCCGTCGCCGGCAACCCCGCCGCGGCCCGCGACCGCCTGCAGTTCGCCGGCGAGCACCTCACCCACGCCCGCACCGCCCTCGGCACGGACGACCCGGCCACCGCCGCCGTCCACGTACGGGCCGCGGAGAGCGCACTCGACCAGGCCGGCACCCTCGTCGCGGCCGTCGAGCGCCGCGAGCACGAGCTGCGCGAGGCCGCCGCCCGGCTCACCGACGCGCTGCGCGACATCCGCGAGGACCTCGCCGCCGCGCAGGAGGTGGAACGCGGCACGCCCGCGGACGAGTCGGGCGCCGACGCGGAGGGCCGGATCACGCGGGCGCAGACGGTCCTGGCGGAGGTGGGGCAGGAGGTGGCGGGCGGCAGGTACGACCCGCTGGCAGCGCTGCGCCGGGTGCTGGCGGCGGACGCGGCCCTGGCGGCGTCGCTCGCCGCGGCCGACGGCCGGGAGGAGACGGAACGACGGGCACGGCGGCTGCTCGACCAGGCGCTGATCGGCGCGCGCAGTTCGGTGGCCGCCGCCCGGGACTTCGTCACCACCCACCGCGGCGGCATCGGCCCCGCGGCCCGTACCCGCCTGGGCGAGGGCGAGCGCCACCTCCGGCTGGCCGGGGAGCCGGCAGACAGCGATGCGAGCGGCGCCCTCCGGCACGCGCAGCGCGCGGACGAACTCGGCCGCGAGGCGCGCCGGCTGGCGGAGCAGGACGTGCAGGGCTTCGACGGCTCGTACGGCGGCGGGCCCTTCGGCGGCCCGGCCGGCAGCGGCTACGGCGGCGGGGGACGCGGCGGCATGGGCACGGGGATGCTCGCCGGGATCATCCTCGGCGGCATGCTCGGCGACGGCTCCGGGGACGGCTCCGGCGGACGCCGGGGCGCCACCGGCTTCGGGGGCGGCTTCGGCCGTGGTCCCGGCACCTTCGGCGGCGGGGGCACGCGGGGGCGGATGGGCGGTGGAGGCCGCTTCTAG
- a CDS encoding PspA/IM30 family protein: MTGKQTVLGRTLQLARADVDALVDQAEDPQKTLDQLIRDYSNNIREADLAVATTIGNLRLMEADHKEDTCAADEWGAQALAASRKADEVRAGGDAPQAETFDNLARTALERQLTSENGATAAEPLIAAQTEVVERLTYNLDAMREKLTCLESRRDRLMARAQPAEARNGMPDAVASVDVTDPTADLGRFEAKIRREEARTMGRAEPADSSLDGQFEQVDDLSKRAEIDARLARLKDGEPPPAGGGRAAA, from the coding sequence GTGACCGGCAAGCAGACCGTCCTCGGCCGCACCCTCCAGCTCGCCCGCGCCGACGTCGACGCCCTCGTCGACCAGGCCGAGGACCCGCAGAAGACGCTCGACCAGCTCATCCGGGACTACTCCAACAACATCCGCGAGGCGGACCTGGCCGTCGCCACCACCATCGGCAACCTGCGCCTGATGGAGGCGGACCACAAGGAGGACACCTGCGCCGCCGACGAGTGGGGCGCCCAGGCCCTCGCCGCCAGCCGCAAGGCCGACGAGGTACGCGCCGGGGGCGACGCCCCGCAGGCCGAGACGTTCGACAACCTGGCCCGCACGGCGCTGGAGCGGCAGCTCACCTCGGAGAACGGGGCGACGGCGGCCGAGCCGCTGATCGCCGCGCAGACGGAGGTGGTGGAGCGGCTGACGTACAACCTCGACGCGATGCGGGAGAAGCTGACCTGCCTCGAATCCCGCCGCGACCGGCTCATGGCCCGCGCGCAGCCGGCGGAGGCACGGAACGGGATGCCCGACGCCGTCGCGAGCGTGGACGTCACCGACCCCACCGCCGACCTGGGCCGCTTCGAGGCGAAGATCCGCCGCGAGGAGGCCCGCACGATGGGCCGGGCGGAGCCGGCGGACTCGTCCCTGGACGGGCAGTTCGAGCAGGTGGACGACCTGAGCAAGCGGGCGGAGATCGACGCCCGGCTGGCCCGGCTGAAGGACGGCGAGCCGCCACCGGCCGGCGGCGGCCGCGCCGCGGCCTGA